A region from the Kribbella shirazensis genome encodes:
- a CDS encoding DUF952 domain-containing protein, whose protein sequence is MATILHIAFVDQWEAAVEAGCYRWSTRGKSLDDGATFIHASRPEQVAMVANFAYDDVDEPLCLLVIDTARLVSALCDEDLDGTGMSFPHIYGPLNLDAVVDVRPYHRGPDGLWPEVLPDAVS, encoded by the coding sequence ATGGCGACGATTCTGCACATCGCGTTCGTGGACCAGTGGGAGGCCGCGGTCGAGGCCGGCTGCTACCGGTGGTCGACGCGCGGGAAGAGCCTCGACGACGGTGCGACGTTCATCCACGCCTCCCGCCCCGAGCAGGTCGCGATGGTCGCGAACTTCGCGTACGACGACGTGGACGAGCCGCTCTGCCTGCTGGTGATCGACACCGCGCGGCTGGTGTCCGCGCTGTGCGACGAGGACCTGGACGGGACCGGGATGAGCTTCCCGCACATCTACGGGCCGTTGAACCTGGACGCGGTGGTCGACGTACGCCCGTACCACCGCGGCCCGGACGGGCTGTGGCCGGAGGTTCTGCCGGACGCCGTGTCCTGA
- a CDS encoding LAGLIDADG family homing endonuclease, whose translation MSRGEAGLAWLAGLLEGEGYFGTINSHVAGKIYRYPRVGVTMTDRDVVERVADMFGLKVTSIRPKPPSKLMQYRFTLTGARAAQLMVDLRPMLGVRRQSQIDAVLAEYSMAEDTAVRRARSNREAALRRYGHAEQAPPADDPQISAIAQQAQDHHQALCVSESTGRFHKDQRDRLIKALRAEDPQRWTYPALAAAIGCSPASIAAAVRGRVS comes from the coding sequence ATGAGCCGAGGAGAGGCCGGGCTGGCTTGGTTGGCGGGGCTACTCGAGGGTGAGGGGTACTTCGGCACGATCAACAGTCATGTCGCCGGTAAGATCTACCGGTACCCGCGCGTCGGCGTGACGATGACGGATCGCGATGTGGTCGAGCGGGTGGCAGACATGTTCGGCTTGAAGGTCACGTCGATCCGCCCGAAGCCTCCCTCGAAGCTGATGCAGTATCGGTTCACGCTGACAGGCGCTCGCGCGGCACAGTTGATGGTTGACCTGCGTCCGATGCTGGGTGTCCGTCGACAGTCGCAGATCGACGCGGTGTTGGCGGAGTACAGCATGGCCGAAGACACCGCCGTCCGACGTGCGCGCTCGAACCGTGAGGCAGCTCTGAGGAGATACGGGCACGCCGAGCAGGCTCCACCCGCCGACGACCCACAAATCAGCGCGATCGCGCAACAGGCGCAGGATCATCACCAGGCTCTGTGCGTGTCCGAGTCGACAGGTCGGTTTCACAAGGACCAGCGGGACCGACTGATCAAAGCGCTGCGCGCCGAGGATCCGCAGCGATGGACTTATCCGGCGCTGGCAGCTGCGATTGGCTGTTCACCAGCGTCGATCGCCGCCGCTGTCAGAGGACGTGTCTCCTGA
- a CDS encoding alpha/beta hydrolase: MRRVRTGVVILLLVALLGGAGYVGWVLVQRSEPVSLPETTGSFQVGRRTFEWTDTPRRDPYVNGPRRLAVWLWYPVAKETTGQHVQYAPDEWSGLHLKAPASVFQGPFDILQDRALDRVAVAPGRFPVVVLMPGMGLSAPMYAALAEELASHGYLVAGVTPTYSAKLTVLGGHPVESKPEASPSNLGDGSEGSQQAGDSLVKVWAADARFAAGMVAKELPNSVQSAVGPSYVGHSFGGAASLEACRLDQRCAAAVDLDGMQFGEVVQKGVKAPMLLLGADDSCITSVCGPDAGNDAARDRAISLLKASSGTSWCATIPGTRHFNFTDYGVYYLAYPLRKYLPLGTAGPRHALTVTNGYVTTFLSHAIYKTAAPGAPACKS, from the coding sequence ATGAGGCGGGTGCGGACTGGTGTGGTGATCCTGCTTCTGGTCGCGTTGCTCGGTGGGGCCGGGTATGTCGGCTGGGTGCTGGTGCAGCGGTCTGAGCCGGTTTCGCTGCCGGAGACGACCGGCAGCTTCCAGGTGGGGCGACGGACCTTCGAATGGACGGATACGCCGCGCCGCGACCCGTACGTGAACGGGCCGCGGCGGCTCGCCGTCTGGCTCTGGTACCCGGTCGCCAAGGAAACCACCGGCCAGCACGTGCAGTACGCCCCGGACGAGTGGAGCGGCCTCCACCTCAAGGCGCCGGCCTCGGTGTTCCAGGGACCGTTCGACATCCTCCAGGACCGCGCCCTCGACCGGGTCGCGGTCGCCCCAGGCAGGTTCCCGGTCGTCGTCCTGATGCCGGGCATGGGCCTGTCCGCGCCCATGTACGCCGCCCTCGCCGAGGAGCTCGCCAGCCACGGCTACCTGGTCGCGGGCGTCACGCCGACCTACAGCGCGAAGCTCACCGTGCTCGGCGGACACCCCGTCGAGAGCAAACCTGAGGCGAGTCCGTCGAACCTCGGCGACGGCAGTGAGGGCTCCCAGCAGGCCGGCGACAGCCTCGTGAAGGTGTGGGCCGCCGACGCACGGTTCGCGGCCGGCATGGTCGCCAAGGAGCTGCCGAACTCGGTCCAGTCCGCGGTCGGACCGTCGTACGTCGGCCACTCCTTCGGCGGCGCCGCGTCACTCGAGGCCTGCCGGCTGGACCAACGGTGCGCGGCAGCGGTCGACCTCGACGGGATGCAGTTCGGCGAGGTGGTGCAGAAGGGGGTGAAGGCGCCGATGCTGCTACTCGGCGCCGACGACTCCTGCATCACCAGCGTGTGCGGGCCGGACGCCGGGAACGACGCGGCCCGCGACCGCGCCATCTCGTTGCTCAAGGCAAGCAGTGGAACGTCGTGGTGCGCCACCATCCCCGGCACGCGGCACTTCAACTTCACCGACTACGGCGTCTACTACCTGGCCTACCCGCTGCGGAAGTACCTCCCGCTCGGCACCGCCGGCCCGCGGCACGCTCTGACCGTCACGAACGGGTACGTCACCACCTTCCTCTCCCACGCGATCTACAAGACGGCAGCACCCGGCGCGCCGGCCTGCAAGTCCTAG
- a CDS encoding GNAT family N-acetyltransferase, producing the protein MTKLIRKLGQPGDLGWVVLSHAEIYAAEYGWGPAYEALIAQIVAAYATDHDDEREAAWIAEVDGERAGSIFCVRGPDETTAQLRLLLVTPSARGLRLGGELVDTCLEFARSAGYKRMVLWTNEPLVAARHIYLARGFRLTTSEVHEMWGEGLIGQTYELDL; encoded by the coding sequence ATGACGAAACTGATCAGGAAGCTGGGGCAGCCCGGGGACCTCGGGTGGGTGGTGCTCTCACACGCGGAGATCTACGCGGCGGAGTATGGCTGGGGCCCGGCGTACGAGGCGCTGATCGCACAGATCGTGGCGGCGTACGCGACCGACCACGACGACGAGCGCGAGGCCGCGTGGATCGCCGAGGTGGACGGTGAGCGGGCCGGCAGCATCTTCTGCGTGCGGGGGCCGGACGAGACGACCGCACAGTTGCGGCTGCTCCTGGTGACGCCGTCCGCGCGGGGACTACGGCTCGGGGGCGAGCTGGTCGACACGTGTCTGGAGTTCGCGCGCTCGGCCGGGTACAAGCGGATGGTGCTGTGGACGAACGAGCCGCTGGTCGCCGCGCGGCACATCTACCTGGCGCGCGGATTCCGGCTGACCACTTCCGAAGTGCACGAGATGTGGGGCGAAGGGCTGATCGGACAGACGTACGAGCTGGATCTCTAG
- a CDS encoding TetR/AcrR family transcriptional regulator translates to MPTTKPVPNSKAGPSARQQELLERAYAYSLTHGLADLSLRPLATAIGSSPRVLLFLFDSKDGLIRALLARARADELELLRQIEQGYDEPPGLTVIARELWTWLAAPERRPLMMFWVEAYGRSLVAPDGPWTDFARSTVDDWLELLEASEPDQSAARRTAVLAMLRGALIDLLATGDLDRTTAAVEDYLAE, encoded by the coding sequence GTGCCGACCACGAAGCCAGTGCCGAATTCGAAAGCGGGCCCGTCCGCGCGCCAGCAGGAACTGCTCGAGCGGGCGTACGCGTACTCGCTCACGCACGGCCTGGCCGACCTGTCGCTGCGCCCGCTGGCGACCGCGATCGGCTCCAGCCCGCGCGTGCTGCTGTTCCTGTTCGACAGCAAGGACGGCCTGATCCGCGCCCTGCTCGCCCGCGCCCGGGCCGACGAGCTCGAACTGCTCCGGCAGATCGAGCAGGGGTACGACGAACCGCCCGGACTGACCGTGATCGCGCGGGAGCTGTGGACCTGGCTGGCCGCCCCGGAACGGCGACCGCTGATGATGTTCTGGGTCGAGGCGTACGGCCGCTCGCTGGTCGCTCCGGACGGACCGTGGACGGACTTCGCGCGCTCGACGGTCGACGACTGGCTCGAGCTGCTCGAGGCGAGCGAGCCCGACCAGAGCGCTGCGCGACGTACCGCAGTACTGGCGATGCTCCGCGGCGCCCTGATCGACCTGCTCGCGACCGGCGACCTCGACCGCACGACCGCGGCGGTCGAGGACTACCTCGCCGAGTAG
- a CDS encoding RNB domain-containing ribonuclease, whose protein sequence is MPLQRVHFAEAVPEVFRASLQDIRRELEVPDGFPPEVTAAAEAAAANARLPALDRSDIEFVTIDPPDSMDLDQALHIERAGDGFTVHYAIADVAAFVQAGDPIDTEARRRGETLYAPDKRTPLHPPELSEGAASLLPDQVRPALLWTITLDASGEMTGVTCERALVKSRAKLNYAGVQKDLDAGTAPESLQLLREVGKLREQHELERGGVNLPIPDQEVVTSNHGWGLEFRAPLPVEGWNAQISLLTGMAAAQLMLKGKIGILRTLPESHDDLRRKLGNTAKALGIEWPAETTYAEFIHGLDPSEPAHAAMLAACTVLFRGAGYTAFDGSVPEQPQHAAMKAEYAHVTAPLRRLVDRWTSEICVALSAGTEVPAWVRESMDDLPKIMDEADRRAHAYERSIVSMVEAGLVADQVGAEFDGVITDVDEKENARGIVALSKFAIEGRVTGTALPLGQRVRVKLVEADIAKRSVSFELVG, encoded by the coding sequence ATGCCGCTGCAGAGGGTTCATTTCGCCGAGGCCGTGCCGGAGGTCTTCCGGGCGTCGTTGCAGGACATCCGACGGGAGCTGGAGGTTCCGGACGGGTTCCCGCCCGAGGTCACCGCCGCCGCGGAGGCAGCGGCCGCGAACGCCCGGCTCCCGGCGCTCGACCGGAGCGACATCGAGTTCGTGACGATCGATCCGCCGGACTCGATGGACCTCGACCAGGCGCTGCACATCGAGCGTGCCGGCGACGGCTTCACCGTGCACTACGCGATCGCCGACGTGGCCGCGTTCGTGCAGGCCGGCGACCCGATCGACACCGAGGCGCGCCGTCGCGGCGAGACCTTGTACGCGCCGGACAAGCGGACCCCGCTGCACCCGCCGGAGCTCTCCGAGGGCGCCGCGTCGTTGCTGCCCGACCAGGTCCGCCCCGCACTGCTGTGGACGATCACACTCGACGCGTCCGGTGAGATGACCGGGGTCACCTGCGAGCGTGCGCTGGTGAAGTCCCGGGCCAAGCTCAACTACGCCGGCGTCCAGAAGGACCTCGACGCGGGTACGGCGCCGGAGTCGCTGCAACTGCTCCGCGAGGTCGGCAAGCTCCGTGAGCAGCATGAACTCGAACGCGGCGGCGTGAACCTGCCGATCCCGGACCAGGAGGTCGTCACCTCCAACCACGGCTGGGGCCTGGAGTTCCGGGCACCGCTGCCGGTCGAGGGCTGGAACGCACAGATCTCCCTGCTCACCGGCATGGCCGCCGCGCAGCTGATGCTGAAGGGCAAGATCGGCATCCTGCGCACGCTGCCCGAGTCGCACGACGACCTGCGGCGCAAGCTCGGCAACACCGCCAAGGCGCTCGGCATCGAGTGGCCCGCGGAGACGACGTACGCCGAGTTCATCCACGGGCTCGACCCGTCGGAGCCGGCCCACGCGGCGATGCTCGCCGCCTGCACCGTGCTCTTCCGCGGCGCGGGGTACACGGCCTTCGACGGCAGCGTGCCGGAGCAGCCACAGCATGCCGCGATGAAGGCGGAGTACGCCCATGTCACCGCTCCGCTGCGACGGCTGGTGGACCGGTGGACGAGCGAGATCTGCGTCGCGCTCTCGGCCGGGACCGAGGTGCCGGCGTGGGTCCGGGAGTCGATGGACGACCTTCCGAAGATCATGGACGAGGCGGACCGGCGCGCGCACGCGTACGAGCGGTCGATCGTCAGCATGGTCGAGGCGGGGCTGGTCGCGGACCAGGTCGGCGCCGAGTTCGACGGTGTGATCACCGACGTGGACGAGAAGGAGAACGCCCGCGGCATCGTCGCGCTCAGCAAGTTCGCGATCGAGGGCCGCGTCACCGGTACGGCGCTGCCGCTCGGCCAACGGGTCCGCGTCAAGCTCGTCGAGGCCGATATCGCCAAGCGGAGCGTGTCCTTCGAGCTGGTCGGCTAG
- a CDS encoding bifunctional RNase H/acid phosphatase, whose protein sequence is MSYSHVIVEADGGSRGNPGPAAYGALVRDPVSGKVIAQQGRTLGIATNNVAEYSGLVAGLELAAEYAPEASIEVRMDSKLVIEQMAGRWKIKHPDLQPLAIKAQGLAPFGTEWTWVPRAQNAAADALANNALDGVPIPLQPETAPTTATPAPAASDQQKAMRGWGASAEPPTQLFFLRHGETVHTVEKRFSGSGGDDPALSDTGQEQAAAAAAYLARHGGIDAIVTSPMRRTRETAAAVGERLGLSAVVDEGWVECSFGDWDGHTFAEVQEKWPDALNAWLESTSVAPPGGESFDACARRARSARDGLLARYPGKSVLVVTHVTPIKLMVRSVLQAPMASIFRMELRPGTLTEAHWYADGLASLRSFNVQPSLV, encoded by the coding sequence ATGAGCTACAGCCACGTCATCGTCGAGGCCGACGGTGGCTCGCGGGGCAACCCGGGACCGGCGGCGTACGGCGCGCTGGTGCGCGACCCGGTCAGCGGGAAGGTCATCGCGCAGCAGGGCAGGACGCTCGGGATCGCGACCAACAACGTCGCGGAGTACTCCGGACTGGTCGCGGGTCTCGAACTCGCCGCGGAGTACGCGCCGGAGGCCTCGATCGAAGTACGGATGGACTCCAAGCTGGTCATCGAGCAGATGGCCGGCCGCTGGAAGATCAAGCATCCGGACCTGCAGCCGCTGGCGATCAAGGCGCAGGGGCTGGCGCCGTTCGGGACCGAGTGGACGTGGGTGCCGCGGGCGCAGAACGCGGCCGCGGACGCCCTGGCGAACAACGCGCTGGACGGCGTACCGATCCCGCTGCAGCCGGAAACCGCGCCGACCACCGCGACGCCGGCGCCGGCCGCGTCGGACCAGCAGAAGGCGATGCGCGGATGGGGTGCCTCGGCCGAGCCGCCGACGCAACTGTTCTTCCTGCGGCACGGCGAGACGGTGCACACCGTCGAGAAGCGGTTCTCCGGTTCGGGCGGGGACGACCCGGCGTTGAGCGACACCGGGCAGGAGCAGGCGGCGGCCGCGGCGGCGTACCTGGCCAGGCACGGCGGGATCGACGCGATCGTGACGTCGCCGATGCGGCGGACGCGCGAGACGGCGGCCGCGGTCGGCGAGCGGCTCGGGCTGAGCGCGGTCGTGGACGAGGGATGGGTGGAGTGCTCGTTCGGTGACTGGGACGGGCACACGTTCGCCGAGGTCCAGGAGAAGTGGCCGGACGCGCTGAACGCCTGGCTGGAGTCGACGAGTGTCGCGCCGCCCGGTGGCGAGTCGTTCGACGCGTGCGCCCGGCGGGCGCGGTCGGCGCGGGACGGGCTGCTGGCGCGGTACCCGGGCAAATCGGTCCTCGTCGTCACCCACGTGACGCCGATCAAGCTGATGGTCCGCTCGGTGCTCCAGGCCCCGATGGCCTCGATCTTCCGGATGGAACTCCGCCCCGGAACGCTGACCGAGGCCCACTGGTACGCCGACGGCCTGGCGTCGCTCCGCTCCTTCAACGTGCAACCCTCGCTAGTCTGA
- a CDS encoding zinc ribbon domain-containing protein, with protein MKEPTLNAEPAVQRRLLDLQDLDLQLDQIAHKRASLPEHQALKELLAEKSVVDRELVTADTEVSDLQREQKKADSDVEQVRQRRARNQQRLDSGQVTSPRDLENLQHEIGSLERRISDLEDAELEVMEKLEAAEAVQAGLRSRAEAFAGRQSELETSRDAALKELDEQRAGVADQRTAIAAELPEPLITQYQRLRERNGGIGAAPLVGKRCMGCRMELAPSDLTRFKAAPPDAVLRCEECGRILVRTSESAV; from the coding sequence TTGAAGGAGCCGACTCTGAACGCCGAGCCCGCCGTCCAACGCCGCTTGCTGGACCTGCAGGATCTCGACCTGCAGCTTGATCAGATCGCGCACAAGCGCGCCTCCCTTCCCGAGCACCAGGCGCTCAAGGAGCTGCTCGCCGAGAAGTCCGTGGTCGACCGCGAGCTGGTCACCGCGGACACCGAGGTCAGTGACCTGCAGCGCGAGCAGAAGAAGGCCGACTCCGACGTCGAGCAGGTCCGGCAGCGCCGGGCACGCAACCAGCAGCGGCTCGACTCCGGCCAGGTCACTTCGCCGCGCGACCTGGAGAACCTGCAGCACGAGATCGGTTCGCTCGAGCGGCGGATCTCCGACCTGGAGGACGCCGAGCTCGAGGTGATGGAGAAGCTCGAGGCCGCCGAGGCGGTGCAGGCCGGCCTGCGTTCCCGCGCCGAGGCCTTCGCCGGCCGCCAGTCCGAGCTCGAGACCAGTCGCGACGCGGCGCTGAAGGAGCTCGACGAACAGCGCGCCGGCGTCGCCGACCAGCGCACCGCGATCGCCGCCGAGCTGCCGGAGCCGCTGATCACGCAGTACCAGCGACTGCGGGAGCGCAACGGCGGGATCGGCGCCGCGCCCCTGGTCGGCAAGCGCTGCATGGGCTGCCGGATGGAGCTCGCTCCCTCCGACCTGACCCGCTTCAAGGCCGCCCCGCCGGACGCCGTACTGCGGTGCGAGGAGTGCGGACGCATCCTCGTCCGTACGTCGGAGAGCGCGGTATGA
- a CDS encoding Nif3-like dinuclear metal center hexameric protein: protein MTTLADVLGVLDRLYDPAWAESWDAVGLVTGDPDQEVRRILFAVDPMREVVDEAIEGGFDLLVTHHPLLLRGVNSVASTTPKGRVVHDLIRAGVALHVCHTNADNANPGVSDALAEAIGLRDTRPLKAMPSEPMDKVVVFVPVAETQAMLDALAKAGAGQIGDYERAAWSGTGEGTFRPLDGANPAIGRVGDIEVVPENRIEMLLPRRRRRAVVEALVAAHSYEEPAYDIYELASLPSERGGGRIGVLAEPLPLADFARLVAESLPRTEHGVRVSGDLDRTIETVAVVGGAGDSEFDRVRAAGVDAYLTADLRHHPATEARAYGDPVLVDVAHWASEWPWLAAADRLLREGLAARGSTVDTHISTLCTDAWTLRI, encoded by the coding sequence GTGACGACGCTTGCTGACGTGCTCGGCGTACTCGACCGGCTCTACGACCCCGCGTGGGCGGAGTCCTGGGACGCGGTCGGTCTGGTGACCGGGGACCCGGACCAGGAGGTACGCCGGATCCTGTTCGCCGTCGACCCGATGCGAGAGGTGGTCGACGAGGCGATCGAGGGCGGCTTCGATCTGCTCGTCACGCATCACCCGTTGCTGTTGCGCGGTGTGAACAGTGTCGCCTCGACGACTCCGAAAGGCCGCGTGGTCCACGACCTGATCCGCGCCGGCGTCGCGCTGCACGTGTGCCATACGAACGCCGACAACGCGAACCCCGGTGTCAGCGACGCGCTCGCCGAAGCGATCGGGCTGCGGGACACGCGGCCGCTGAAGGCGATGCCGTCCGAGCCGATGGACAAGGTCGTCGTGTTCGTCCCGGTCGCGGAGACGCAGGCGATGCTCGACGCGCTGGCGAAGGCCGGCGCCGGACAGATCGGCGACTACGAACGCGCCGCCTGGAGCGGGACCGGCGAAGGAACGTTCCGGCCGCTCGACGGCGCCAACCCGGCGATCGGCCGCGTCGGCGACATCGAGGTCGTGCCGGAGAACCGGATCGAGATGCTCCTGCCGCGCCGCAGGCGCCGGGCGGTCGTCGAGGCGCTGGTCGCGGCGCATTCGTACGAGGAACCGGCGTACGACATCTACGAGCTCGCCTCGCTGCCGAGCGAGCGTGGCGGCGGGCGGATCGGCGTACTCGCGGAGCCGTTGCCGCTCGCGGACTTCGCGCGACTGGTGGCGGAGAGCCTGCCGCGGACCGAGCACGGTGTGCGCGTGTCCGGCGACCTGGACCGGACGATCGAGACCGTCGCGGTGGTCGGGGGAGCGGGCGACTCGGAGTTCGACCGGGTCCGCGCGGCCGGCGTGGACGCCTACCTGACGGCCGACCTGCGGCACCATCCGGCGACCGAGGCCCGGGCGTACGGCGACCCGGTGCTGGTCGACGTCGCACACTGGGCCAGTGAGTGGCCGTGGCTGGCCGCTGCCGACCGCCTCCTGCGCGAAGGACTGGCGGCCCGAGGCAGTACCGTGGACACTCACATCTCAACGCTCTGCACAGACGCATGGACCCTGCGGATCTGA
- a CDS encoding glycoside hydrolase family 13 protein, which translates to MTTPQTTDPDWWRQAVVYQIYPRSFADSNGDGVGDLPGIISRVPYLVALGIDAVWLSPFYPSALADGGYDVDDYRNVDPRLGTLEDFDQLIEALHAENIKLIVDIVPNHTSNRHEWFVEALEAAKGHPARDRYIFRDGPDGAPDQPPSDWDSVFGGSAWAQTDDGQWYLHLFAAEQPDLNWEHPEVRADFLDTLKFWSDRGVDGFRVDVAHALVKDLTEPFPSKTTLPRQSESNGKHPLWDQDGVHEIYKDWRKLLNSYDPPRSAVAEAFVPAARRARYASADGLGQAFNFDLLQADFEYEKFRQVIEENLAFAEENGSSSTWVFSNHDVVRHATRYGLPKNPKGGWQDGKDWLLSNGTEPTVDVALGLRRARAATLLMLALPGSAYLYQGEELGLQEVGELPAANLQDPAYFRSKGAEKGRDGCRVPIPWTVGGLSFGFGTGGSHLLQPKWFGAYSVEAQQDDADSTLSLYRKALAVRRSLRTGSSLTWVDQSENVLHFIRSGGWQSVTNFGAAPVELPDAAVVLSSGPLEGEKLPSDTTAWLI; encoded by the coding sequence GTGACCACTCCGCAGACCACCGATCCCGACTGGTGGCGCCAGGCCGTCGTCTACCAGATCTATCCGCGCAGCTTCGCCGACTCCAACGGCGACGGCGTCGGTGACCTGCCCGGCATCATCAGTCGAGTCCCGTACCTGGTGGCGCTGGGCATCGACGCGGTCTGGCTGAGTCCGTTCTACCCCTCCGCGCTGGCCGACGGCGGGTACGACGTGGACGACTACCGCAACGTCGACCCGCGGCTCGGGACGCTGGAGGACTTCGACCAGCTGATCGAGGCGCTGCACGCGGAGAACATCAAGCTGATCGTCGACATCGTCCCGAACCACACGTCGAATCGGCACGAGTGGTTCGTCGAGGCGCTCGAGGCCGCCAAGGGGCACCCGGCCCGCGACCGGTACATCTTCCGCGACGGCCCGGACGGCGCGCCCGACCAGCCGCCGTCGGACTGGGACTCGGTGTTCGGCGGCTCCGCCTGGGCGCAGACCGACGACGGCCAGTGGTACCTGCACCTGTTCGCGGCCGAGCAGCCCGACCTGAACTGGGAGCACCCCGAGGTCCGCGCGGACTTCCTGGACACGCTGAAGTTCTGGTCCGACCGCGGCGTGGACGGCTTCCGCGTCGACGTCGCGCACGCGCTGGTGAAGGACCTCACCGAGCCGTTCCCGTCGAAGACCACGCTGCCGCGCCAGTCGGAGTCCAACGGCAAGCACCCGCTGTGGGACCAGGACGGTGTCCACGAGATCTACAAGGACTGGCGCAAGCTGCTGAACAGCTACGACCCGCCGCGGTCCGCGGTCGCCGAGGCGTTCGTGCCCGCGGCTCGCCGGGCGCGGTACGCGAGCGCCGACGGGCTCGGGCAGGCGTTCAACTTCGACCTGCTCCAGGCCGACTTCGAGTACGAGAAGTTCCGCCAGGTGATCGAGGAGAATCTCGCGTTCGCCGAGGAGAACGGGTCGTCGTCGACGTGGGTGTTCTCGAACCACGACGTCGTCCGGCACGCCACCCGCTACGGCCTGCCGAAGAACCCGAAGGGCGGCTGGCAGGACGGCAAGGACTGGCTGCTGAGCAACGGCACCGAGCCGACAGTGGACGTCGCGCTCGGCCTGCGGCGGGCTCGTGCCGCCACGCTGCTGATGCTCGCGCTCCCCGGCTCGGCGTACCTGTACCAGGGTGAGGAGCTCGGTCTGCAGGAGGTCGGCGAGCTGCCGGCCGCGAACCTGCAGGACCCGGCGTACTTCCGCTCGAAGGGTGCCGAGAAGGGCCGCGACGGTTGCCGCGTGCCGATCCCGTGGACCGTCGGCGGCCTGTCCTTCGGGTTCGGCACGGGAGGCTCGCACCTGCTGCAGCCCAAGTGGTTCGGGGCGTACTCCGTCGAGGCGCAGCAGGACGACGCGGACTCGACGCTGAGCCTGTACCGCAAGGCGCTCGCCGTGCGGCGGAGTCTGCGCACCGGAAGCTCGCTCACCTGGGTCGACCAGTCCGAGAACGTCCTGCACTTCATCCGTTCCGGCGGCTGGCAGTCCGTGACGAACTTCGGCGCGGCTCCGGTCGAGCTGCCCGACGCGGCGGTCGTGCTGTCCAGCGGCCCGCTCGAGGGCGAGAAGCTGCCGAGCGACACCACGGCCTGGCTGATCTAG
- a CDS encoding ROK family transcriptional regulator, which yields MAKPPATPPTATPTMLRRVNAGKVLGVLTRARVMTGTGLIEATGLTRATVHAVCNDLISMGWVVELDPGRTSVGRPSRRFEFNSHAGYVLGIDIGAAKTTVLVSDLRGETVAKAGRSAAGVKTPGERTGIVHETVVEALASAGVSDAQVLAAGAGVAAPVDRDGNILVDDEFWRRFDTGLSDRLTELHGWPVLLENDANLATLGEHWRGEARNVDDLVVLLAGERFGSGLMDSGRLLHGSRGGAGEMVFLKLVEGVGDTHGIARIARENGTAAVADPGVETSLRRLATNGEVTAVQVFRAAADGDKVAQGILHEIADRTARVVATLGTLFNPELVVLGGAVAEAAAALLPDLRAQLASYTSTPPRVAVSSLGDAIVSVGAVRHALNYVEQHALDLELACRPT from the coding sequence ATGGCGAAACCACCGGCTACCCCGCCGACCGCCACCCCGACGATGTTGCGACGGGTGAACGCGGGCAAGGTACTCGGCGTGCTCACCCGCGCCCGGGTGATGACAGGAACCGGCCTGATCGAGGCCACTGGTCTCACCCGCGCGACGGTGCACGCCGTCTGCAACGACCTGATCTCGATGGGCTGGGTGGTCGAGCTCGACCCCGGCCGGACGTCGGTCGGGCGGCCGTCGCGGCGGTTCGAGTTCAACAGCCACGCGGGATACGTGCTCGGCATCGACATCGGCGCCGCGAAGACGACCGTGCTGGTCTCCGACCTGCGCGGCGAGACCGTCGCCAAGGCCGGACGCTCGGCGGCCGGGGTGAAGACGCCCGGCGAGCGGACCGGCATCGTGCACGAGACCGTGGTCGAGGCGCTGGCGTCCGCGGGGGTGTCGGACGCGCAGGTCCTCGCCGCGGGCGCCGGGGTCGCCGCGCCGGTCGACCGGGACGGGAACATCCTGGTCGACGACGAGTTCTGGCGGCGCTTCGACACCGGCCTGTCGGACCGGCTGACCGAGCTGCACGGCTGGCCGGTGCTGCTGGAGAACGACGCCAACCTGGCCACGCTCGGCGAGCACTGGCGGGGCGAGGCCCGCAACGTCGACGACCTCGTGGTGCTGCTGGCGGGCGAGCGGTTCGGCTCCGGACTGATGGACTCCGGGCGGTTGCTGCACGGCAGCCGCGGCGGGGCCGGCGAGATGGTGTTCCTGAAGCTGGTCGAAGGCGTTGGGGACACCCACGGTATTGCGCGGATCGCCCGGGAGAACGGTACGGCGGCCGTCGCCGACCCGGGCGTGGAGACGTCGCTGCGGAGGCTGGCGACAAACGGCGAGGTGACCGCCGTGCAGGTGTTCCGCGCGGCGGCCGACGGCGACAAGGTTGCCCAGGGCATCCTTCACGAGATCGCCGACCGCACCGCCCGCGTGGTCGCCACCCTCGGCACCCTGTTCAACCCCGAGCTGGTCGTCCTCGGCGGCGCGGTCGCCGAAGCCGCGGCCGCCCTGCTCCCCGACCTCCGGGCGCAACTGGCCAGCTACACCAGCACTCCCCCACGCGTAGCCGTCTCATCCCTGGGCGACGCCATCGTGTCGGTCGGCGCCGTCCGCCACGCCCTCAACTACGTGGAACAACACGCCCTCGACCTCGAACTCGCCTGCCGCCCCACCTGA